In Hahella sp. KA22, one genomic interval encodes:
- a CDS encoding wax ester/triacylglycerol synthase family O-acyltransferase: MSDNHFEPVSGVDSAWLRLDRPTNLMVITAMAVVEPIPFNKLKELINARFLAFPRFRQKPVNHSGFYFWEEDPYFSLDYHVRKVALPQPADKGALEKFIGDLMSTPLDPGKPLWQVFLIENYGDHHVCVMRVHHCYADGLALVAVFGSLSDQSPNINPFPLDPGKQRDAGVRARQSFVMGMETLSRAVEKCTKLRYRIAEEGKSILREPGYAVEGVRQGLNGAAEIARLAALEADDPTPLRGELGVMKCCTWSELIPLHKFKEVAQAFGCSINDVLLSCVSGGLRRLLQERMDQVDGVRLHATLPVNLRPLETRLGREQLQELGNQFGTVFVPLAAGIGNPIERLYKIKHDMAALKESMQPSLSHALLTAMGLFPQGVQQPLLELFSNKTSMVLSNVPGARRARYLAGSQVKELMFWVPQTGDIGLGVSLLSYNQSVQIGINADRALLPEPAELTRAMIDSLEEYCSLTGMSWQAAETRSHRKA; encoded by the coding sequence ATGTCAGATAATCACTTTGAGCCGGTAAGCGGCGTTGATTCAGCCTGGTTACGGTTGGATCGTCCGACAAACCTGATGGTGATCACCGCGATGGCGGTGGTGGAGCCGATTCCCTTCAACAAGCTGAAAGAACTCATCAACGCCCGGTTTCTGGCCTTTCCCCGCTTTCGGCAAAAGCCGGTTAATCATTCCGGATTCTATTTTTGGGAAGAAGATCCCTACTTCTCTCTGGATTACCACGTTCGCAAAGTCGCTCTGCCGCAGCCGGCGGATAAAGGCGCTTTGGAAAAATTCATTGGCGACCTGATGAGCACGCCCTTGGACCCGGGTAAGCCGTTGTGGCAGGTCTTCCTCATTGAAAATTATGGCGACCATCATGTCTGCGTGATGCGGGTGCATCACTGCTATGCGGACGGTTTGGCGCTGGTGGCGGTGTTTGGTTCGCTGTCCGACCAGTCTCCCAACATCAATCCATTTCCTCTGGACCCAGGCAAGCAGCGAGACGCGGGCGTCCGTGCGCGGCAGTCTTTCGTCATGGGCATGGAGACGCTGTCCCGGGCGGTGGAAAAGTGCACCAAGCTGCGCTATCGCATTGCGGAAGAGGGTAAAAGTATCCTACGGGAACCCGGTTATGCAGTGGAAGGCGTCAGACAGGGGCTGAACGGGGCCGCGGAGATTGCGCGTCTGGCGGCGCTGGAGGCGGACGATCCCACGCCTTTGCGTGGCGAGTTGGGCGTCATGAAATGCTGCACTTGGTCCGAATTGATTCCCCTGCATAAGTTCAAAGAAGTCGCTCAGGCGTTTGGGTGCAGCATTAACGACGTGTTGCTCAGTTGCGTCAGCGGCGGCTTGAGACGCTTGTTGCAGGAGCGCATGGATCAGGTGGACGGGGTGCGTTTGCACGCCACTTTGCCTGTCAACCTGCGGCCATTGGAGACTCGATTAGGCAGAGAACAGTTACAGGAATTGGGCAACCAGTTCGGTACAGTCTTCGTTCCGCTGGCGGCGGGCATTGGCAACCCCATTGAGCGTCTGTACAAGATCAAGCACGATATGGCGGCGCTGAAAGAATCGATGCAACCCAGTCTTTCCCATGCATTGCTCACTGCGATGGGACTGTTTCCCCAAGGCGTGCAACAACCGCTGCTGGAGTTGTTCAGTAATAAGACGTCGATGGTGCTCTCTAATGTGCCAGGCGCGCGTCGCGCTCGCTATCTGGCGGGCAGCCAAGTGAAAGAGCTGATGTTCTGGGTGCCGCAAACCGGCGATATCGGACTTGGCGTCAGCCTGCTGAGCTATAACCAGTCCGTGCAGATCGGCATCAATGCGGATCGGGCGCTACTGCCGGAACCCGCTGAATTGACCCGCGCAATGATCGATTCTCTGGAAGAATACTGCTCACTCACCGGTATGTCCTGGCAGGCGGCGGAAACCCGCTCCCATCGCAAAGCTTGA
- the upp gene encoding uracil phosphoribosyltransferase translates to MPTHEIRHPLVRHKIGLMRRAEISTKSFRELAQEVGALLTYEASKDFNLGTEVVQGWAGPVEVEKLKGKKVTVVPILRAGLGMLDGVLSLIPAAKVSVVGQVRNEETLEAKTYLEKLVGELDQRLALIIDPMLATGGSMISTIDLLKKAGCPEIRALVLVAAPEGIAAVEKAHPDVHIYTAAIDERLNEKGYILPGLGDAGDRIFGTKQKS, encoded by the coding sequence ATGCCTACCCATGAAATCCGCCACCCCTTGGTCCGTCATAAAATCGGACTGATGCGGCGGGCTGAAATCAGCACCAAAAGCTTTCGCGAACTTGCTCAGGAAGTGGGAGCGCTGCTGACTTATGAAGCGAGTAAAGATTTCAATCTGGGCACGGAGGTGGTGCAAGGCTGGGCCGGGCCGGTGGAAGTGGAAAAGCTGAAAGGCAAGAAAGTGACGGTTGTGCCTATTCTGCGCGCAGGACTGGGTATGCTGGACGGAGTTTTATCTCTGATTCCCGCGGCTAAAGTCAGCGTAGTGGGCCAGGTTCGCAATGAAGAAACCCTGGAAGCGAAAACCTATCTGGAAAAGCTGGTGGGTGAGCTGGATCAGCGTCTGGCGTTGATCATCGACCCCATGTTGGCGACTGGCGGCTCCATGATTTCCACTATCGATCTGCTTAAGAAAGCAGGCTGCCCCGAAATCCGCGCATTAGTGCTGGTGGCGGCGCCGGAGGGCATTGCCGCTGTGGAGAAAGCCCATCCTGACGTGCACATCTACACCGCCGCCATTGATGAAAGGCTCAATGAGAAGGGGTATATCCTGCCTGGTCTGGGCGACGCCGGCGACCGCATTTTCGGCACCAAGCAGAAGAGCTGA
- a CDS encoding urate hydroxylase PuuD, with the protein MDPYYIDWINLFIRWFHVIAGVAWIGASFYFVWLDNSLQDPPDWKKEKGIKGDLWAIHGGGFYEVAKYRLAPEKMPATLHWFKWEAYTTWLTGFMLLSLMYYFGAETYLIDKSVMELSQWQAIGIGVGLLVAGWALYDGLCRSPLSRNGYVFGSLLLGLAILASWGLTQVFSARGAYIHVGALMGTLMAGNVLMIIIPSQKALVNAVKAGAAPDPRLGENAKLRSTHNNYMTLPLIFIMISNHYPMTYGHEWNWAILSALVVITAFARHYFNLKHRGVKQPAILVIAMVMFIGLAVIVKSTGKADSADAEQAADTADKVGFMQAAAIIHNRCASCHAAKPTQAGFAEAPAGVLLDTTSGVMRHLQQIQQVAVDSNYMPLGNLTGMTDEERQQLGAWIKQGGGTE; encoded by the coding sequence ATGGACCCGTATTACATCGACTGGATTAATCTTTTCATCCGCTGGTTTCACGTTATCGCAGGCGTGGCGTGGATTGGCGCTTCCTTTTACTTTGTCTGGCTGGACAACTCCCTGCAGGACCCGCCGGACTGGAAAAAAGAAAAGGGAATCAAAGGCGATTTATGGGCCATTCATGGCGGCGGCTTTTATGAAGTCGCCAAGTACCGGCTGGCGCCGGAAAAAATGCCGGCCACGCTGCACTGGTTCAAATGGGAGGCTTACACTACCTGGCTGACCGGTTTCATGCTGTTGTCCCTGATGTACTACTTCGGGGCGGAGACCTACCTGATCGATAAGTCCGTGATGGAGCTTAGCCAATGGCAGGCTATCGGCATCGGCGTCGGCCTTTTAGTGGCGGGCTGGGCGCTGTACGACGGCTTGTGCCGCTCCCCCCTTTCTCGCAATGGTTACGTCTTCGGCAGTCTGTTATTGGGTCTCGCTATTCTGGCCAGCTGGGGCCTGACCCAGGTCTTCAGCGCCCGCGGCGCCTATATTCATGTAGGCGCCCTGATGGGTACGCTGATGGCGGGGAACGTATTGATGATCATCATTCCGTCCCAAAAAGCGCTGGTGAACGCCGTCAAGGCTGGCGCAGCGCCAGACCCCAGACTGGGCGAAAACGCCAAACTGCGCTCCACCCATAACAACTACATGACGCTGCCGCTGATCTTCATCATGATCAGCAACCACTATCCCATGACCTACGGTCACGAGTGGAACTGGGCCATTCTATCGGCGCTGGTCGTCATTACCGCCTTTGCGCGTCATTATTTCAACCTCAAACACAGAGGCGTAAAACAACCTGCTATTCTGGTGATAGCCATGGTGATGTTCATCGGTTTGGCGGTGATCGTCAAAAGCACAGGGAAAGCAGACAGCGCAGACGCTGAGCAAGCCGCCGACACAGCGGATAAGGTCGGCTTCATGCAGGCTGCGGCGATCATTCACAACCGTTGCGCCAGCTGTCATGCGGCCAAACCAACCCAGGCCGGATTTGCAGAGGCCCCTGCCGGCGTACTTCTGGACACCACCAGTGGCGTTATGCGCCACCTCCAACAGATTCAGCAGGTGGCGGTGGATTCCAACTACATGCCTCTGGGCAACCTGACCGGAATGACGGATGAAGAGCGCCAACAATTGGGCGCCTGGATCAAACAGGGCGGCGGAACCGAATAA
- a CDS encoding alpha/beta hydrolase, with protein MKAVHARKLLRPIDPAYTEMFSGKVYSVGKGAVSLRNHSAPAENTVIGVHGFLENHCYFTQTYQAPDTELILLTCSNYHIPVSGPTLESAPWQTPIKYLEATIEYDAAILNQVLQNMPSTNRVRVHGHSRGGAVILEAIKQWPELYANVDVVLEAPVLPQGKLHALARALLDPVSHGMWPWVIRLVNSAPSTTYGQTFFGRMNPRKRVLLDRLFSSTRDHLTIVRNIENILAWMEKGDMTAYEHMRHGTILIPKIDRILDRDAMLQSAENSPNAIRIIETSATSHFVTLDSQEWVPPLSLLPNAAAAGA; from the coding sequence ATGAAAGCAGTCCATGCCCGTAAGTTGTTACGACCAATTGATCCGGCCTATACCGAGATGTTTTCCGGTAAGGTCTATTCCGTGGGAAAAGGCGCGGTATCCCTCCGCAATCATAGCGCTCCGGCGGAAAACACCGTCATCGGCGTCCACGGATTCCTCGAAAATCACTGTTACTTCACCCAGACCTATCAGGCTCCTGATACGGAGCTGATCCTGCTCACCTGCAGCAATTATCATATTCCCGTCAGCGGGCCGACATTGGAGTCCGCCCCCTGGCAGACGCCTATCAAATATCTTGAAGCGACCATCGAATACGACGCCGCCATTCTTAATCAGGTGCTGCAGAATATGCCCAGCACCAATCGGGTGCGGGTGCATGGTCACTCTCGAGGCGGCGCAGTTATTCTGGAAGCCATCAAGCAGTGGCCCGAACTCTACGCCAATGTGGATGTGGTGCTGGAAGCGCCGGTATTGCCGCAAGGCAAGCTGCACGCATTGGCCCGCGCATTGCTCGACCCGGTCAGCCACGGCATGTGGCCCTGGGTGATCCGCCTGGTCAACAGCGCCCCTTCCACCACCTACGGTCAAACCTTCTTCGGCAGAATGAATCCCCGCAAGCGGGTGTTGTTGGATCGTCTGTTTTCATCCACGCGAGACCATCTCACCATTGTGCGCAATATCGAGAATATTCTGGCCTGGATGGAAAAAGGCGACATGACGGCTTACGAGCACATGCGTCACGGCACCATCCTGATTCCCAAGATCGACCGCATTCTGGACCGGGACGCCATGCTGCAAAGCGCCGAAAATTCCCCCAACGCCATACGCATCATTGAAACCAGCGCCACCAGCCACTTTGTCACGCTGGATAGCCAGGAGTGGGTTCCGCCCTTATCCCTGCTTCCCAATGCGGCCGCCGCCGGCGCCTGA
- the gpt gene encoding xanthine phosphoribosyltransferase encodes MSDSRYHQTIFISWEELHRDTRMLCRKLIDMGRWKGIIAITRGGLIPAGIIARELGIRYIDTVCAVSYEEQKQSDDVNVIKSFDASVIGDGEGYLLVDDLVDTGKTAKVVRNLIPNAFFATLYAKPLGRPFVDLCIKEVSQETWMRFPWDMELNYSTPLVDRL; translated from the coding sequence ATGAGCGACAGTAGATACCATCAAACCATCTTTATTTCGTGGGAAGAACTTCATCGGGACACGCGGATGTTATGCCGCAAGCTGATCGATATGGGCCGCTGGAAAGGCATTATCGCCATCACCCGCGGAGGCTTGATCCCCGCCGGCATCATCGCCCGCGAACTGGGCATTCGCTACATCGACACCGTTTGCGCCGTCAGTTATGAAGAGCAGAAGCAATCCGATGACGTCAACGTCATCAAGAGCTTTGACGCTTCCGTCATTGGCGATGGAGAAGGCTATCTGCTGGTGGATGATCTGGTGGATACGGGTAAAACCGCCAAAGTAGTGCGCAACCTGATACCCAACGCGTTCTTCGCCACGCTGTACGCAAAACCGCTGGGACGGCCTTTTGTGGACTTGTGCATTAAAGAAGTGTCTCAGGAAACCTGGATGCGCTTCCCCTGGGACATGGAGCTGAACTACTCAACTCCGCTGGTGGACCGGCTCTAA